A region from the Crocosphaera sp. UHCC 0190 genome encodes:
- a CDS encoding GNAT family N-acetyltransferase, whose product MKTYYKNYLIRDWQPSDRLLAAKVIETVLQEYGLPWQPEEADQDVIEIEQFYLQVGGEFWIIENQGKIVGTAAYYPIHKQDHAVEIRKMYLLPDVRGKGLGRFLLEQLETVIQQKGFKTIIIETASVLEEAVILYEKSGYEPITEVETKRCDRAYIKKLT is encoded by the coding sequence ATGAAAACGTACTATAAAAACTATTTAATCAGAGATTGGCAACCGAGCGATCGCCTTCTAGCTGCTAAAGTAATTGAAACCGTATTACAGGAATATGGTTTACCTTGGCAACCCGAAGAAGCTGACCAAGATGTGATAGAAATTGAGCAATTTTATCTACAGGTTGGGGGAGAATTTTGGATAATTGAAAACCAGGGTAAAATTGTTGGCACTGCTGCTTATTATCCCATCCATAAACAAGATCATGCTGTAGAAATTCGCAAGATGTATTTATTACCTGATGTGAGAGGTAAAGGGTTAGGAAGGTTTTTATTAGAACAATTAGAAACTGTCATTCAACAAAAAGGCTTTAAAACCATTATTATTGAGACAGCAAGTGTTTTAGAAGAAGCCGTGATCTTGTATGAAAAATCAGGCTATGAACCCATTACAGAAGTCGAGACAAAACGCTGCGATCGCGCTTATATTAAAAAACTAACTTAA
- a CDS encoding chorismate lyase: MTANLKPSHSSTLAHKWHALDIIWEGGEDIVKQGLPHSQLSPAWQILLLGDGSPTRHLQLLTTEKTEIDLIDMSPIGSENDGAPPQIDIIPEPRLRRQVWLRTASGQRLAYAASWWDGNHVDEYLQNRSLPIWESLSRLHTELYRDIQGIYSGNSSVLEDAFHEKGPFWGRHYLFWHDRKPLTLIYEVFSPYLQKYLGEMSLS, encoded by the coding sequence TTGACAGCTAACCTGAAACCCTCTCACAGCAGCACTTTAGCCCATAAATGGCACGCCCTTGACATTATTTGGGAAGGCGGCGAAGATATCGTAAAGCAAGGCTTACCCCATTCTCAATTATCCCCTGCGTGGCAAATTTTATTATTGGGGGATGGTTCCCCAACTCGTCATTTACAATTGTTAACGACGGAAAAAACCGAGATTGATCTGATAGATATGTCTCCCATTGGTAGCGAAAATGATGGGGCCCCACCGCAGATTGACATTATACCTGAACCGAGGTTAAGACGACAGGTGTGGTTAAGGACAGCTTCTGGTCAAAGATTAGCTTATGCTGCTTCTTGGTGGGATGGAAACCATGTAGACGAGTATCTACAAAATCGTTCTTTACCCATTTGGGAGAGTCTGTCACGGTTACATACGGAATTATACCGCGATATCCAAGGGATTTATTCTGGTAATTCTTCGGTATTAGAAGACGCTTTTCATGAAAAAGGGCCTTTTTGGGGACGACATTATTTATTTTGGCACGATCGCAAACCTTTGACTTTGATTTATGAAGTTTTTTCCCCTTATTTACAGAAATATCTGGGAGAAATGAGTTTAAGTTAG
- a CDS encoding type II toxin-antitoxin system HicB family antitoxin, with product MEQIKYRMVIQWSDEDDCFLVALPDFPGQYWRTHGDTYEEAVAKGKEAIESLIIAYEADNEALPEPLFCRMD from the coding sequence ATGGAACAAATTAAATATCGCATGGTCATTCAATGGTCTGATGAAGATGATTGTTTTTTGGTAGCATTACCTGATTTTCCAGGGCAATATTGGCGCACTCATGGAGATACTTATGAGGAAGCTGTTGCTAAGGGAAAAGAGGCTATAGAATCCCTAATTATTGCTTATGAAGCTGATAATGAAGCATTACCTGAACCTCTATTTTGTAGGATGGATTAG
- a CDS encoding type II toxin-antitoxin system HicA family toxin has product MPKKVRELKQMLRKTGFIQKPGKGSHTNWVHSLYSGKITVSGKDSEDAKLYQEKEVKQAIQEVKRKRENGTN; this is encoded by the coding sequence ATGCCTAAAAAAGTTAGAGAGTTAAAGCAAATGCTACGCAAAACTGGGTTTATTCAAAAACCAGGAAAAGGTAGTCATACAAACTGGGTACATTCTCTGTATTCTGGTAAGATAACAGTTTCTGGAAAAGACAGTGAAGATGCAAAGCTTTATCAAGAAAAAGAAGTAAAACAAGCAATTCAAGAAGTTAAGAGGAAGCGAGAAAATGGAACAAATTAA
- the truB gene encoding tRNA pseudouridine(55) synthase TruB — MLGFMALNKPSGLTSHDCVARVRRLLKLKKVGHGGTLDPLATGVLPIAVGRATRLLQFLPENKSYHAKIRLGMQTTTDDLEGEVIKTQPTPNLSLEDIQPLLKQFIGSIQQIPPAYSAIQKDGKRLYELARKGEIVEVPVRTVEVTKIDILGWYPGEFPELDLDIYCGPGTYIRAIARDLGTKLNIGGTLAGLKRTESCGMILSETITLEELKIQIEQETFSLIKPELVLKHLPIITLSLEEGKRWCQGQKIPINLELLSSIIRVNDETGEFLGIGNLREEDDYQLLIPQVVIKLY, encoded by the coding sequence ATGTTAGGATTCATGGCTTTAAATAAACCATCGGGGTTAACGTCTCATGATTGCGTCGCTAGAGTGAGACGACTGTTAAAATTAAAGAAAGTGGGCCACGGTGGAACCCTTGATCCTTTAGCAACGGGAGTTTTACCCATTGCCGTGGGAAGAGCAACCCGTTTATTGCAATTTTTGCCGGAAAATAAGTCTTATCATGCCAAAATTCGTCTAGGAATGCAAACTACAACGGATGATCTCGAAGGAGAGGTAATTAAGACGCAACCGACCCCTAATTTAAGCTTAGAAGACATTCAACCCCTATTAAAGCAGTTTATTGGCAGTATTCAACAAATTCCCCCGGCTTATAGTGCTATTCAAAAAGACGGAAAACGCTTGTATGAGTTAGCTAGGAAAGGGGAAATCGTAGAAGTTCCCGTAAGAACGGTTGAAGTCACCAAAATTGATATATTAGGGTGGTATCCTGGGGAATTTCCCGAATTAGACTTAGATATATATTGCGGCCCAGGGACTTATATTCGGGCGATCGCCAGAGATCTTGGCACAAAATTAAATATTGGGGGAACCTTGGCCGGGTTAAAACGCACCGAAAGTTGTGGGATGATACTATCAGAAACAATTACATTAGAAGAACTTAAAATACAAATTGAACAAGAAACTTTTTCCTTAATTAAACCGGAATTAGTTCTAAAACATTTACCCATAATTACTCTATCTTTAGAAGAAGGTAAACGCTGGTGTCAAGGTCAAAAGATCCCTATTAATCTTGAATTATTATCTTCAATTATACGAGTTAATGATGAAACAGGAGAATTTTTAGGGATTGGAAATTTAAGGGAAGAAGATGACTATCAATTACTGATTCCCCAAGTAGTTATTAAATTGTACTAG
- a CDS encoding sulfite exporter TauE/SafE family protein encodes MMWIQIIGHLLAGCIGLSLGLLGGGGSVLALPILVYVMGISPKPAIAMTLVIVGTVSLIGTIPHWRKGNINLKKALIFGPSTMAGAFCGAKLAHLPFITETLQLSLFGVMMLVAAIFMIRKGSLSSPEKKEDTELYPPPICQYCWLWLITEGLAIGILTGLVGVGGGFAIVPALVLLGNTPMKEAIGTSLLIITLNSLAGFLGYVGTVPLNWGLMASFTVVAAFGTFLGAYLSQYIEGKQLQKGFGYFLIAVATFILVQQP; translated from the coding sequence ATCATGTGGATACAAATTATCGGTCATTTATTAGCAGGTTGTATTGGATTAAGTTTAGGATTATTAGGAGGCGGTGGTTCGGTTTTGGCCCTTCCTATTTTAGTCTACGTCATGGGCATTTCTCCCAAACCTGCGATCGCCATGACCTTAGTTATTGTGGGAACCGTTAGTTTAATTGGAACCATACCCCATTGGCGAAAAGGCAACATTAACCTGAAAAAAGCTTTAATATTTGGCCCATCAACCATGGCAGGGGCGTTTTGTGGGGCAAAATTAGCTCATTTGCCCTTTATCACAGAAACCCTGCAACTTTCGTTATTTGGGGTGATGATGTTAGTCGCCGCTATTTTCATGATTCGTAAAGGTTCCCTGTCATCTCCAGAAAAAAAAGAGGATACTGAGTTGTATCCTCCTCCCATCTGTCAATATTGTTGGCTGTGGCTGATCACTGAAGGGCTAGCCATCGGCATTTTAACGGGGTTAGTAGGGGTTGGTGGCGGTTTCGCCATTGTTCCCGCCTTAGTTTTGTTGGGCAATACCCCCATGAAAGAAGCTATTGGTACATCTTTATTAATTATTACTCTCAATTCCCTCGCAGGGTTTCTGGGTTATGTAGGAACCGTTCCCTTAAATTGGGGTTTAATGGCATCTTTTACCGTTGTTGCTGCCTTCGGCACCTTTTTGGGGGCTTATTTATCCCAATACATTGAGGGTAAGCAGTTACAAAAAGGCTTTGGTTATTTTTTGATCGCCGTCGCCACCTTTATCCTGGTTCAACAACCTTAG
- a CDS encoding rhodanese-like domain-containing protein, whose amino-acid sequence MSQTVNKNQAINTIDPATLKQLIDSNTITLIDVREPVEYARERIVGAKLFPLSQFNPNKLQQETTNKPLILYCQSSNRSYQAAQKLLASGYTEISHLQGGLNAWKQQGYPTQINKNAPIPIMRQVQIVAGSLVFTGTILGAFISPWFLILSGFVGAGLMFAGISGTCMMANLLIKLPYNQINNQ is encoded by the coding sequence ATGAGTCAAACAGTTAACAAAAACCAAGCAATTAATACCATTGATCCCGCAACTCTTAAACAATTAATTGATAGTAATACAATCACCTTAATTGATGTTAGAGAACCGGTAGAATATGCTAGAGAAAGAATTGTTGGAGCAAAATTATTTCCTTTATCGCAATTTAATCCCAATAAATTACAACAGGAAACAACAAATAAACCATTAATTCTCTATTGCCAAAGCAGTAACCGTTCCTATCAAGCAGCCCAAAAACTCCTAGCATCAGGTTACACCGAAATCAGCCATTTACAAGGAGGACTCAATGCTTGGAAACAACAAGGATATCCCACACAAATCAATAAAAATGCCCCGATTCCTATTATGCGACAAGTACAAATAGTCGCTGGTTCTTTAGTCTTTACAGGAACAATATTAGGCGCGTTTATTTCCCCTTGGTTTTTAATTTTAAGTGGCTTTGTTGGGGCAGGATTAATGTTTGCAGGAATCTCAGGAACCTGTATGATGGCTAACCTCTTAATAAAACTGCCTTATAACCAAATTAATAACCAATAA
- a CDS encoding DUF3122 domain-containing protein: MKKLLILILSIGLTLLLTNPAYALIRETKTSANTILYQSRQTLRDKSDHSWQIVFFKQIKDDKPPQINLRLVGFPDVFEFAHPQSLIIKIKDDLIVKAPDIFANEKEAFAPNVGQYDFTQILNQLESNNFWVLELPLKNNDTTLKIPYFILEEWTKIIMKPDLISETLTSNTDF, translated from the coding sequence ATGAAAAAACTTTTAATATTAATTTTGAGTATTGGGTTAACTTTATTATTAACAAATCCTGCTTATGCGTTAATTCGGGAAACCAAAACATCAGCGAATACTATACTTTATCAATCTCGACAAACCTTGCGAGATAAATCAGATCATTCTTGGCAAATCGTTTTTTTTAAACAAATTAAAGATGATAAACCGCCTCAAATCAATCTCAGATTAGTGGGATTTCCTGATGTTTTTGAATTTGCTCATCCTCAATCCTTAATTATTAAAATAAAGGATGATTTGATTGTAAAAGCCCCTGATATTTTTGCCAATGAAAAAGAAGCCTTTGCCCCCAATGTCGGACAATATGACTTTACTCAGATTCTGAATCAATTAGAAAGTAACAATTTTTGGGTTTTAGAATTACCCTTAAAAAACAACGATACTACTCTCAAAATTCCTTATTTTATCCTAGAAGAATGGACAAAAATTATCATGAAACCAGATCTAATATCTGAAACTTTAACAAGTAACACAGACTTCTAG
- a CDS encoding MBL fold metallo-hydrolase, which yields MLFRQLFDGESSTYTYLIADRTLKEALLVDPVLEQVPRDRQLLQELGLTLKYCLETHIHADHITGTGKLRELTGCLGIVPENAKIACADRFLRDGETLKLGNIVIEAIATPGHTDSHLAYLVNQTAVLTGDALFIRGCGRTDFQSGDAGTLYDSVTQGLFTLPEETFVYPGHDYRGQTVSTIGEEKQWNPRFLGRDRSQFITFMNNLNLPNPKKMMEAVPANQSCGKIAM from the coding sequence ATGCTCTTTCGTCAATTGTTTGATGGGGAATCATCGACCTATACCTATTTAATCGCCGATCGCACTCTCAAAGAAGCGTTACTGGTTGATCCGGTTTTAGAACAAGTTCCCCGCGATCGCCAGCTTTTGCAGGAATTAGGACTCACCCTAAAATACTGTTTAGAAACCCATATTCATGCGGATCACATTACGGGAACGGGAAAACTGCGAGAATTAACGGGATGTTTAGGAATAGTGCCTGAAAATGCCAAAATTGCCTGTGCAGACCGTTTTTTAAGAGATGGGGAAACCTTAAAATTAGGAAATATCGTCATTGAAGCGATCGCAACTCCTGGCCACACCGACAGTCATCTGGCCTATTTAGTCAACCAAACTGCTGTGTTAACGGGGGATGCGTTATTTATTCGGGGATGTGGACGGACAGACTTTCAAAGTGGAGATGCGGGAACCCTCTACGACTCGGTGACGCAGGGACTTTTTACCTTACCAGAGGAAACCTTTGTCTATCCTGGCCATGACTATCGGGGACAAACGGTTTCAACTATTGGGGAAGAAAAACAATGGAATCCTCGTTTTTTGGGACGCGATCGCTCACAATTTATCACCTTCATGAATAATCTTAACTTACCAAATCCTAAAAAGATGATGGAAGCTGTTCCTGCAAATCAAAGTTGTGGCAAAATTGCAATGTAA
- a CDS encoding NAD(P)-dependent alcohol dehydrogenase: MKAVIFHQYGSPDVLQYTEVAKPSPTPEQLLIKVFASSINPIDWKIRRGMLRVVTGNKFPFFLGSDFSGEVLEVGKNLTNFNTGDQVYGFVKPNFGGAYSEYLVTTPQFISPKPNNLNYLQAAAVPLAASTALQALRDQANIKNGQKVLINGASGGVGTFAVQIAKAYQTEVTAVCSSKNIPLVQQLGADHVIDYTQEDFTKNGQQYDIIFDAVSNRSFSACKNSLTSQGIYITLLPSSQLIIDNVLAFFSSKQVKFLLAETKPQDLAELTRLIEQGQITPIIDRTYNLSEIIAAHTYSEEGHAVGKIVIEV; this comes from the coding sequence ATGAAAGCTGTAATTTTTCATCAATATGGCTCCCCCGATGTTTTACAATATACAGAGGTAGCTAAACCTTCCCCCACTCCCGAACAATTACTGATCAAAGTTTTTGCCAGTAGTATTAACCCCATTGACTGGAAAATTCGGCGCGGAATGTTGCGTGTTGTCACGGGAAATAAGTTTCCTTTTTTCTTGGGTTCGGACTTTTCTGGGGAAGTGCTAGAAGTGGGTAAAAACCTTACTAACTTTAACACTGGAGATCAAGTTTATGGGTTCGTTAAGCCAAATTTTGGTGGTGCTTACAGCGAATATTTAGTAACAACTCCTCAGTTCATTTCTCCTAAACCGAATAACCTCAATTACTTGCAAGCTGCGGCGGTTCCTTTGGCAGCTTCTACGGCATTACAAGCCTTACGAGATCAGGCAAACATCAAAAATGGTCAAAAAGTCTTAATTAACGGTGCATCAGGTGGTGTAGGTACGTTTGCGGTACAAATTGCTAAGGCATACCAGACAGAAGTAACGGCTGTTTGTAGTAGCAAAAATATTCCTCTAGTACAACAATTAGGGGCCGATCATGTAATTGATTATACTCAAGAAGATTTTACAAAAAATGGGCAGCAATACGATATTATTTTTGATGCAGTTAGTAACCGTTCTTTTTCTGCTTGCAAAAATAGTTTAACATCTCAAGGTATTTATATTACCTTACTGCCCAGTTCGCAATTAATTATTGATAATGTTCTTGCCTTTTTTTCCAGTAAACAAGTAAAATTTTTATTAGCAGAAACTAAACCTCAAGATCTAGCTGAATTAACACGCTTAATTGAACAAGGACAAATTACCCCAATTATTGATCGCACCTATAATTTATCAGAAATTATTGCGGCCCATACTTACAGTGAAGAAGGTCATGCAGTCGGTAAAATTGTAATTGAGGTTTGA
- a CDS encoding FAD-binding oxidoreductase, protein MLKIKLFNSQHPLEHQELELSDHRLKDDGCLIGTSPTCGLVLPSIKIKEVHGKLFTERGQYFFQDITGESNTQFNDEIVKTEQSYPLETDDIIRIGEFVLIVDGLPVKKKSQFSKRKDKKNQDNKPANKRTLQNIKSLTRRNSRTQEKTAETSVKSADNSTSQKTAVTQNNSSPIAASKIPVSSQPSVTLSPPLPTIKTPDIAISKQSLTPANSSLEQTPILEGMKWWTKGELTVRCINIIEDTEDVKTFRFMADSPTLFNYKPGQFVTLNLNINGQIVKRSYSISSTPSRPHTLEITVKRVPPPPDVPNAPPGLVSNWLHDHIKVGNEIKLTGPSGKFTCVDNNAVKLLFISAGSGITPMMSMSRWALDTVANRDIVFLHSARTPHDIIYRKELEAMTANHVNFHLALTITRAAIGEPWWGFTGRLNEVLLPAICPDFKERFIYVCGPDGFMKGVKNLAESLGFPMNNYYQESFGGAKKQTPVSSESKNGHSAVVIPTHSITKNGHAPAPKPVYSPVATKSYPVVFSQSQKEVMCDETMSLLDLAEQEMIEVDCSCRSGGCGSCKVKKLEGEIHYDSDPDGLSSDEQNEGYILACIAHPKGRVVIDV, encoded by the coding sequence ATGCTAAAAATTAAGCTGTTTAATTCACAACATCCCCTAGAACATCAGGAACTAGAATTAAGTGATCATCGTCTTAAAGATGATGGTTGTTTAATTGGCACTTCTCCTACTTGTGGTCTTGTACTTCCCAGTATAAAAATTAAAGAAGTTCATGGCAAGTTATTTACAGAAAGGGGACAATATTTCTTCCAAGATATTACAGGAGAAAGCAACACCCAATTTAATGATGAAATAGTTAAAACTGAGCAGTCTTATCCTTTAGAAACTGATGATATTATTCGCATTGGTGAATTTGTTTTAATTGTTGATGGACTTCCTGTTAAAAAGAAATCCCAATTTAGTAAAAGGAAAGACAAAAAAAATCAAGACAATAAACCTGCCAATAAGCGAACTTTACAAAATATTAAATCCTTAACTAGAAGAAACAGTCGTACTCAGGAAAAAACGGCTGAAACTTCAGTAAAATCTGCTGATAACTCAACATCTCAAAAGACAGCAGTTACTCAAAATAATTCATCTCCTATTGCAGCATCTAAAATTCCTGTATCCTCCCAACCATCTGTCACTTTATCTCCTCCTTTACCAACAATAAAAACCCCTGATATTGCTATTTCTAAACAGTCTTTAACTCCTGCTAATTCTTCCCTTGAGCAAACCCCTATTTTAGAAGGAATGAAATGGTGGACAAAGGGAGAATTAACCGTCCGTTGTATTAATATTATTGAAGACACTGAGGATGTTAAAACCTTCCGATTTATGGCAGATTCTCCCACATTATTTAATTATAAACCGGGGCAATTTGTCACCTTAAACCTTAATATTAATGGACAAATAGTTAAACGTTCCTACTCAATTTCTTCCACTCCTTCACGGCCCCATACTTTAGAAATTACAGTCAAAAGAGTTCCCCCTCCACCTGACGTTCCTAATGCACCTCCTGGACTTGTTTCCAATTGGTTACATGACCATATTAAGGTAGGAAATGAAATCAAATTAACCGGGCCGTCTGGTAAGTTTACCTGTGTCGATAATAACGCGGTTAAACTGTTATTTATTTCCGCAGGAAGTGGTATTACTCCGATGATGTCTATGTCTCGTTGGGCTTTAGATACTGTTGCAAATCGAGACATTGTTTTCTTACATAGTGCGAGAACTCCTCATGATATTATTTACCGCAAAGAATTAGAAGCAATGACAGCAAATCATGTTAATTTTCATCTCGCATTAACCATAACTCGCGCTGCTATTGGGGAACCTTGGTGGGGGTTTACAGGCCGTTTAAATGAGGTTTTATTACCTGCTATTTGTCCTGATTTTAAAGAACGATTTATCTATGTTTGTGGCCCTGATGGGTTTATGAAAGGGGTCAAAAATTTGGCTGAGAGTTTAGGGTTTCCTATGAACAATTACTATCAAGAAAGTTTTGGGGGTGCTAAGAAACAAACTCCTGTATCTTCTGAGTCTAAAAATGGTCATTCTGCGGTTGTAATACCAACTCATTCTATTACAAAAAATGGTCATGCTCCTGCACCTAAACCTGTTTACTCTCCTGTTGCAACTAAGTCTTATCCTGTGGTATTTTCTCAGTCACAAAAAGAAGTTATGTGTGATGAAACAATGTCTTTATTAGACTTAGCTGAACAGGAAATGATTGAGGTTGACTGTAGTTGTCGGAGTGGGGGATGTGGTAGTTGTAAAGTGAAGAAATTAGAGGGAGAAATACACTATGATAGTGATCCTGATGGTTTAAGTTCTGATGAGCAAAATGAGGGCTATATTTTGGCTTGTATTGCTCATCCTAAAGGACGAGTTGTGATTGATGTTTAA
- a CDS encoding HNH endonuclease, with translation MTKTPRIPFPKSVRDYIFQRDNYQCKSCGKKQQETILNIDHIIPLAKGGSNDMSNLQTLCQPCNQQKKHHFDPRFRRHFT, from the coding sequence ATGACTAAAACCCCCAGAATACCGTTCCCAAAATCAGTTAGAGATTATATCTTTCAACGAGATAACTATCAATGTAAAAGTTGTGGCAAAAAACAACAAGAAACTATTTTAAACATTGATCATATTATTCCCTTAGCAAAAGGAGGTAGTAATGATATGAGTAACTTACAAACCCTTTGTCAACCCTGTAATCAACAAAAAAAACATCATTTTGATCCTCGTTTTCGTCGTCATTTTACTTAA
- a CDS encoding KGK domain-containing protein yields MSNNRVFEHNEYLENDDDVIAFGADSMRKTSKIKDIIRVFLEGELPNKLVEYLEKSGIQCAKIYDYKNRSTSNYKWLTNGKDCEILKVGSNGWKKGKIRLKITLEFIPDKPEINEMESPLDDIRQSMNQS; encoded by the coding sequence ATGAGTAATAATCGAGTTTTTGAGCATAATGAGTATTTAGAGAATGATGATGATGTGATTGCTTTTGGTGCTGATTCGATGCGTAAAACTTCTAAAATAAAGGATATAATTCGTGTCTTTTTAGAAGGTGAATTACCCAATAAATTAGTTGAATATTTAGAGAAGTCAGGAATACAGTGCGCTAAAATTTATGATTATAAAAATCGATCTACTAGCAATTATAAGTGGCTAACAAATGGCAAAGACTGTGAGATTTTAAAAGTAGGTTCTAACGGATGGAAAAAAGGTAAAATAAGACTTAAAATAACCTTAGAATTCATCCCTGATAAACCTGAAATTAATGAAATGGAGTCACCCTTAGATGATATTCGTCAATCGATGAATCAATCTTAG